A DNA window from Calliphora vicina chromosome 1, idCalVici1.1, whole genome shotgun sequence contains the following coding sequences:
- the E(spl)mbeta-HLH gene encoding enhancer of split mbeta protein, whose amino-acid sequence MVLEMEMSKTYQYRKVMKPMLERKRRARINKCLDELKDIMVECLTQEGEHITRLEKADILELTVEHMKKLRAQKQLRLNGNPESKLTIAESFRAGYIHAANEVSKTLATVPGVSVDLGTQLMSHLGHRLNYLQVIVPTAVTPMGVSQATSTHFAAMPQQTHLGSSSMCSSPEPSIITPPPSECGSSDSGSCSPTPSESASMWRPW is encoded by the coding sequence ATGGTATTAGAGATggaaatgtcaaaaacatatcAATACCGTAAGGTCATGAAACCCATGTTGGAGCGCAAACGTCGTGCTCGCATCAACAAGTGTCTGGATGAGTTGAAAGACATCATGGTCGAGTGTTTGACCCAGGAGGGTGAACATATTACTCGCTTGGAAAAGGCTGATATTTTGGAGTTGACCGTGGAGCATATGAAGAAATTGAGAGCCCAAAAGCAGTTAAGATTAAATGGCAATCCCGAGTCCAAGCTGACCATAGCAGAAAGCTTCCGTGCTGGTTACATTCATGCCGCCAATGAAGTCTCCAAAACTCTGGCTACAGTTCCCGGAGTAAGTGTCGATTTGGGCACACAACTAATGAGCCATTTGGGTCATCGTCTCAACTATTTGCAAGTCATTGTACCCACCGCCGTAACACCTATGGGTGTCTCGCAAGCCACTTCAACACATTTTGCAGCCATGCCTCAACAAACTCATTTGGGCTCCTCGTCCATGTGCAGTTCTCCAGAACCTTCGATCATTACACCACCACCCTCAGAATGTGGCAGCAGTGATAGCGGCAGTTGCAGTCCCACACCCAGTGAATCAGCTTCCATGTGGCGTCCTTGGTGA